From a single Micromonas commoda chromosome 5, complete sequence genomic region:
- a CDS encoding predicted protein, with amino-acid sequence MAGTDTTILALAGVGAREDKALGFASCERHLGASEGVNVLVERRSRDEGTGDVEYSYGISNVEYTVLEQHGIDDTPVDEGSDESAFPANTNVLYIGLGKIREGLLSSPRGAFPGMLVNLSKPAMADGTKGGRLETSMQNIADVLTQRSKGTPLHPSRWGDLPTFVLYTLRRRITSSAKKKRNPDQSPPNLAQTPDGSFLDLVKNAADLLDRCGVSHPPPQTGTVEDYLANGPGFIFCANPAIGPLWQVTEQKIARGSIGERSEVRLEIAEIEWADVHVTGSLLVEADSPLGATRQTPSGAPTLVFDENECGRCRLRDVKITNAGVDWHADGTTIWSAQLTRTECCEIRVEGDGEFDAKGVTIKGDARYVVPAGWRLQLRPDRDDPGTIVERWTNLAAAGGGPTWNWAYEGGAGGDVRLTLDARRVGHHGSSMESAKVAVAERRAAAAAAAREGRSQRAPLREKNGVGGSVGKSKKASASREGLPAR; translated from the coding sequence ATGGCGGGCACCGATACCacgatcctcgcgctcgccggggtgggcgcgagggaggacaAGGCGCTGGGCTTTGCCAGCTGTGagcgccacctcggcgccaGCGAGGGCGTCAACGTGCTCGTGGAGCGCCGGTCGAGGGACGAGGGCACGGGCGACGTGGAGTACTCGTACGGGATATCCAACGTCGAGTACACCGTGCTGGAGCAGCACGGCATCGATGACACGCCGGTGGACGAGGGAAGCGACGAGAGCGCGTTCCCCGCCAACACCAACGTCCTCTACATCGGCCTCGGCAAGATCCGCGAGGGCTTGCTGTCTTCCCCGAGGGGCGCCTTCCCCGGTATGCTCGTGAACTTGTCGAAACCGGCGATGGCTGACGGGACGAAAGGGGGACGGCTCGAGACGTCGATGCAGAACATCGCGGACGTGCTGACGCAGCGGTCCAAGGGGACGCCGCTGCACCCCTCGCGATGGGGCGACCTGCCCACCTTTGTGCTGTACACCCTCAGACGGCGCATCACCTCGAgcgccaagaagaagcgGAACCCCGACCAGTCGCCGCCCAACCTGGCGCAGACACCCGACGGATCGTTCCTGGACCTCGTGAAGAACGCCGCGGACTTGCTGGACAGGTGCGGGGTGTCGCACCCGCCCCCGCAGACGGGAACCGTGGAGGATTACCTCGCAAACGGCCCGGGGTTCATCTTCTGCGCCAACCCCGCCATCGGACCCTTGTGGCAGGTGACGGAGCAAAaaatcgcgcgcgggtccatcGGCGAACGATCCGAGGTGCGGCTCGAGATTGCCGAGATCGAGTGGGCGGACGTCCACGTCACCGGGTCACTCCTCGTGGAGGCGGACTCGCCGTTGGGCGCCACGCGCCAAACCCCGAGCGGGGCGCCCACGCTCGTCTTTGACGAGAACGAATGCGGCCGATGCCGGCTGCGCGACGTTAAAATTACcaacgccggcgtcgactgGCACGCGGACGGGACGACGATCTGGTCCGCGCAGCTCACCAGGACGGAGTGCTGCGAGATTCGTGTGGAGGGTGACGGAGAGTTTGACGCCAAGGGGGTGACGATTaagggcgacgcgagatACGTGGTGCCGGCGGGGTGGCGGCTACAGCTCCGACCGGATAGGGACGATCCCGGGACGATCGTCGAGCGGTGGACGaacttggccgccgcgggtggagGGCCGACGTGGAACTGGGCGtacgagggcggcgctggcggggacGTGCGGCTGACGTTGGAcgcacggcgcgtcgggcaCCACGGGTCGTCGATGGAGAGCGCGAaagtcgccgtcgcggagcgcagagccgccgccgccgccgccgcgcgagaagGGCGAtcgcagcgcgcgccgctccgggAGAagaacggcgtcggcgggtcgGTTGGGAAGTCGAagaaggcgtcggcgtcgagggaggGACTGCCGGCCAGGTAG
- a CDS encoding ring PHD BROMO family protein (Has RING, Phd and BAH, or Bromo Adjacent Homology domains, a plant-specific sub-family with unknown function), with amino-acid sequence MPFCSFLYDTQLGILTINFENCTLFRAFAPVARLGQWHFHAAVLFPVLAADFQRWFKFKTENETSGETWASHGNRRTMAMYRKGSRYFAARHDGSYSLAKEVRALLRELRCGRVQPHVCALDKSDDDDLQAVECAVCLDACVDPCTLRGCPSASSHTFCLSCITRWAEVATWCPLCKLRFDAIIPPNGEPIEVQARSPGDAPRVEADDVVGMDEYGNAVTAREYIECIDAKLCEVCEGGADETQPGMSDAETLLCDGCDSAWHMACLRPPLTTIPEGDWMCPGCVKDAEEKEAEEVSIEESDEGEEAEEKENEEPSAKRTRRAELVDVRDGDEQEALTDLSDLSEEETEEESLKVLGQTLNQLEGVLQQLPEILQRRQETNEMLFRAALQRQTEATRAADFDRFRYAAQSEQSGC; translated from the coding sequence ATGCCTTTTTGTTCTTTTCTGTATGATACGCAGTTAGGAATCTTAACCATAAACTTTGAAAATTGCACACTTTTTCGTGCCTTCGCCCCTGTCGCCAGGCTGGGACAGTGGCATTtccacgcggcggtgctTTTTCCGGTTCTCGCTGCGGATTTCCAGCGTTGGTTCAAGTTCAAAACCGAAAACGAAACGTCGGGTGAGACTTGGGCATCCCACGGCAACCGCCGGACCATGGCCATGTATCGGAAAGGGTCGCGGTacttcgccgcgcgtcaTGACGGTTCCTATTCCCTCGCCAAAGAGGTCCGAGCCCTGCTGCGCGAGCTCAGGTGCGGCCGGGTTCAACCGCACGTCTGTGCTCTGGACAaatcggacgacgacgacctccaGGCGGTGGAGTGCGCCGTCTGCCTCGACGCCTGCGTGGACCCCTGCACCCTGCGCGGTTGCccttccgcgtcgtcgcacacGTTCTGCCTGAGCTGCATCACGAGGTGGGCGGAGGTCGCCACGTGGTGCCCGCTGTGCAAGCTGCGCTTCGACGCCATCATCCCGCCGAATGGCGAACCCATCGAGGTTCAGGCCAGGTCGCccggggacgcgccgagggtcgAGGCCGACGATGTGGTGGGAATGGACGAGTACGGTAACGCCGTAACCGCGAGGGAATACATCGAGTGCATCGACGCGAAGCTGTGCGAGGTTTGCGAggggggcgccgacgaaaCACAGCCGGGGATGAGCGATGCGGAGACTTTGCTCTGCGACGGGTGCGACTCGGCTTGGCACATGGCGTGCCTGCGCCCGCCGCTGACGACGATCCCGGAGGGTGATTGGATGTGTCCGGGGTGCGTCAAAGACGctgaggagaaggaggcaGAAGAGGTATCGATCGAGGAGTCGGATGAGGgagaggaggctgaggagaagGAAAACGAGGAACCGTCGGCGAAacggacgaggcgggcggagctcgtcgacgtaAGGGACGGTGATGAACAGGAGGCGCTCACGGACTTGTCGGACTTGTCGGAGGAGGAAACGGAGGAGGAATCACTGAAGGTGCTCGGCCAAACCTTAAACCAACTGGAAGGAGTACTCCAACAACTACCGGAGATACTCCAAAGACGACAGGAGACGAACGAAATGTTGTTCAGGGCTGCACTCCAAAGACAAacggaggcgacgagggcTGCCGACTTCGACAGATTCCGTTACGCAGCACAGAGCGAGCAGAGTGGGTGTTGA
- a CDS encoding predicted protein, protein MGTRECISSCDNILNSADTAFYSSITGLTVTSFTSSSVVLRTIIAPPVCDASGAIDNGAPGSGCTSTLADGASCTPTCNSGYTLSGTRSCTDGTLSDTAVCNANPCDASGAISNGAAGPGCTSTLAHGSSCTPNCNTGYTLSGQRSCSVGTLSDTTVCNPNDCAASSDSTKDGSDGALHCSAEYGTIGGTTGSCTCTCKAGYGGSGCETAGACSASEDSSKDGSDGTIHCVNNRGTVSGSAGSCKCECKPGYEGSGCETASACTASSNSTKDGSDGTLHCSAQYGTIGGTTGSCTCTCKAGYGGSGCETAGACSASSNSTKDGSDGILYCINGGTVSGSAGSCKCTCKSGYKGSSCETAINCTTAQYFDGSACQACPIFSSSTGGTSTSCTCAANTFASKSGNTWSCANCTVGATKEAGSVVPGTGGGEKEKDVCTASPTPPTETEKEKAEKTRDTMLSGIKNEKMKKKAKLLADAATTGKKVRKMSTKLTAPDENTACSDYYAKAGISSSLGACIATVASRRRGRALTAMTYDVSVFFSDAEVDDSTLTAAKNALKAEGISVEVNDVDPIVELGTIEGVDSSTLETFKAQATAAAATMPPSPPPPPVSSPPPPPPPPNLIKDDDDAAATPRDFLGTILLACVTLLLF, encoded by the coding sequence ATGGGAACGCGTGAATGCATCAGCTCTTGTGACAACATCCTTAATTCGGCGGACACGGCTTTCTATTCAAGTATCACGGGACTGACAGTTACTTCATTCACATCATCCTCTGTCGTGTTGAGAACGATAATTGCGCCACCCGTCTGCGATGCGTCTGGGGCCATCGACAACGGCGCTCCCGGCTCAGGCTGTACCTCTaccctcgcggacggcgcaTCGTGCACCCCAACGTGCAACTCCGGCTACACTCTCTCTGGGACCAGGTCGTGCACAGACGGCACCCTCAGCGACACCGCCGTGTGCAACGCCAACCCGTGCGACGCATCCGGCGCCATCTCCAACGGCGCTGCTGGACCGGGCTGCACCTCCACCCTTGCACATGGATCGTCGTGCACGCCAAACTGCAACACCGGGTACACCTTATCAGGACAAAGGTCGTGCAGCGTCGGCACCCTCAGCGACACCACTGTGTGCAACCCCAACGATTGCGCTGCCTCCTCGGACTCGACCAAGgacgggagcgacggcgcacTCCACTGCTCAGCGGAATACGGCACAATCGGCGGTACTACCGGCTCATGCACGTGCACATGTAAAGCAGGTTATGGAGGAAGCGGATGCGAGACCGCCGGCGCATGCAGCGCCTCGGAGGACTCGAGCAAGGATGGAAGCGACGGTACCATACACTGCGTCAACAACCGCGGCACCGTCAGCGGATCAGCGGGATCTTGCAAATGTGAGTGCAAGCCCGGTTACGAGGGAAGTGGCTGCGAGACGGCCAGTGCGTGCACTGCCTCCTCAAACTCAACCAAGGATGGAAGCGACGGCACACTCCACTGCTCAGCACAATACGGCACAATCGGCGGAACCACCGGGTCATGCACGTGCACATGTAAAGCAGGTTATGGGGGAAGCGGGTGCGAGACTGCCGGCGCTTGTTCCGCTTCCTCAAATTCGACTAAGGATGGGAGCGATGGTATTTTGTACTGTATCAACGGCGGCACCGTCAGCGGGAGTGCTGGGTCTTGCAAGTGCACGTGCAAATCCGGGTACAAGGGTTCGAGCTGCGAGACTGCTATCAACTGCACAACCGCGCAGTATTTCGACGGCAGTGCATGCCAAGCCTGCCCCATCTTCTCGAGCAGCACGGGCGGAACCTCGACATCATGCACGTGCGCAGCCAACACTTTCGCGTCCAAAAGTGGAAACACTTGGTCCTGTGCGAACTGCACGGTCGGCGCCACCAAGGAGGCCGGCTCGGTAGTCCCTGGAACTGGAGGTGGGGAAAAGGAAAAGGACGTGTGTACAGCTTCCCCGACTCCCCCGACTGAGACGGAGAAGGAAAAAGCCGAAAAGACTCGTGATACCATGCTCAGTGGCATCAAGAATGAGAAGATGAAGAAAAAAGCCAAGCTacttgccgacgccgccaccaccgggAAGAAGGTGAGAAAGATGTCCACCAAGCTCACGGCCCCGGACGAGAACACCGCCTGTTCGGACTACTATGCAAAGGCGGGGATCTCAAGCTCACTCGGCGCGTGCATCGCGACGGTGGCATccaggcggcgaggccgcgcgCTCACGGCGATGACGTACGATGTCTCGGTGTTTTtcagcgacgccgaggttgaTGACTCGACGCTAACAGCCGCCAAGAACGCTCTAAAGGCGGAAGGCATTTCTGTCGAGGTGAACGATGTCGATCccatcgtcgagctcggcacGATCGAAGGTGTGGACTCAAGCACACTGGAGACATTCAAGGCACAGGCGAccgctgctgctgcgacgatgcccccctcgccgcctccaccccccgtctcttcgccgccaccgccgcctccaccaccCAATCTCATCAAAGATGATGATGACGCAGCTGCCACGCCGCGTGATTTCCTCGGCACTATACTACTTGCGTGCGTGACTCTTCTCTTGTTCTAG
- a CDS encoding predicted protein, producing MAIPDWHDDDTDDEDDVLLGVVVSPAVRSPRRPTSGTATRDRSASSLVSTLGKPTGLYGGSVLGFHERNAGTTAFSPFVPIARTAGGASTPGPGRISLGGLGGSPRVARLRLEDGNEDGDSTGGRLDGGNDGDVRERGDRGARASPSGLPGPSRGLGIGGARALIPPRSPSHAWPPEARLHLAPGDPNDLVGVDGVTVDDADPAALAYGDAGLRAVSLARNIKHQRAASRRAAAAQRARVRQEALELELGWALEQEQSANAELARFADELARSIAREDAEAAAAAEREEQRQLDEMDARWRARDAAVKAVLAADAAESERQKLAAEEADRAAKRAEEEKKRADEAAAAAKKAADEAKAKKEREDAEAKAKKEREDAAAEAARRAEEERRTGVVTGQRLPSGSVPKIQVAAEASKQEGELAKLLAEARAKVAEYSTAPAAKRERRVINNNITVHVQQIAATRQQIEKKAVDIAQFLNGFQPGSIQRTFATVSLAKRVLTQCDSQVSKLNRFAFALAEVSVRVAVFDATFGRVLIALLHEACVLAVPKYYPFVQGRYASDDEYFKLMGYVAAEEQPNDLPEGAPPKLETTDNFCRRIQGFMLFYAAYTQCDNPRHPHGINHAWAWVSRLVNRVPPNRFSATALESFVKHAGFALWSAYGAQFGKILDVVDREFLPTLEAKDDADSRPVVSRMRTYLNERGFLRAPEGREMPNTDTSSNTRL from the coding sequence ATGGCCATCCCCGACtggcacgacgacgacacggacgacgaggacgacgtgctcctcggcgtcgtcgtgtcgCCCGCCGTCcgatccccgcggcgacccacCTCCgggaccgcgacgcgcgatcggtcggcgtcgtcgttggtGTCCACGCTGGGCAAGCCGACGGGGCTTTACGGCGGGAGCGTGCTGGGCTTCCACGAGCGCAACGCCGGGACGACCGCGTTCTCCCCGTTCGTCCCGATCGCGCGgaccgcgggtggcgcgtcgaccccggGTCCCGGACGGATCTCGCTCGGGGGCCTGGGCGGGTccccgcgggtcgcgcggctGCGCCTCGAGGACGGGAACGAGGATGGGGACTCGACGGGAGGGAGACTGGACGGCGGGAACGATggggacgtccgcgagcgcggcgaccggggcgcgcgcgcttcgcccTCGGGTCTGCCCGGTCCGTCGCGCGGCCTCGgtatcggcggcgcgcgcgccctgaTCCCGCCCCGATCTCCGTCGCACGCGTGGCCCCCCGAGgcgcgcctccacctcgcccCGGGGGACCCGAACGATCTCGTGGGCGTGGATGGGGTCacggtcgacgacgcggatcccgcggcgctggcgtaCGGAGACGCGGGGCTTCGCGCGGTGTCACTCGCGCGCAACATCAAGCaccagcgcgcggcgtcgcgtcgcgccgccgccgcgcaacgagcgcgcgtgcggcaggaggcgctggagctcgAGCTGGGATGGGCGCTGGAGCAGGAGCAGAGCGCAAACGCGGAActcgcgcggttcgcggaCGAACTCGCgcggtccatcgcgcgggaggacgccgaggccgccgcggccgccgagaGGGAGGAGCAGCGACAGCTGGacgagatggacgcgaggtggcgcgcgagggacgcggcggtgaaggctgtgctcgcggcggatgccgccgAGTCGGAGAGGcagaagctcgccgccgaggaggcggatagagcggcgaagcgcgccgaggaggaaaaGAAACGAgcggacgaggccgccgccgccgccaagaaggccgcggacgaggccaaggcgaagaaggagagggaggacgcggaggccaaggcgaagaaggagagggAGGACGCGGCTGCCGaagcggcgaggcgagcggaggaggagcgccgcaccggcgtcgtcaccggccaGAGACTCCCTTCGGGATCCGTGCCGAAGATCCAGGtggccgccgaggcgtctAAACAGGagggcgagctcgccaagctcctcgccgaggcgcgcgcgaaggttGCCGAGTAcagcacggcgccggcggcgaagagggaGCGACGGGTGATCAACAACAACATCACGGTTCACGTCCAGCAgatcgcggcgacccggCAGCAGATCGAGAAGAAGGCTGTCGACATCGCGCAGTTCCTGAACGGGTTCCAGCCCGGGTCGATCCAGCGAACGTTCGCCACCGTCTCGCTCGCGAAGCGCGTGCTGACGCAGTGCGACTCGCAGGTTTCAAAGCTGAACCGTTTCGCGTTTGCGTTGGCGGAGGTttccgtccgcgtcgccgtctttGACGCGACGTTCGGCCGGGTTTTGATCGCGCTCCTGCACGAAGCCTGCGTCCTCGCGGTGCCCAAGTACTACCCGTTCGTCCAGGGCCGGTAcgccagcgacgacgagtactTCAAGCTCATGGgatacgtcgccgccgaggagcagcCGAACGATTTACCGGAAGGCGCGCCGCCCAAGCTGGAGACGACGGATAACTTCTGCAGGCGGATCCAGGGGTTCATGCTGTTCTACGCGGCGTACACGCAGTGCGACAACCCGCGGCATCCGCACGGGATAAACCACGCGTGGGCGTGGGTCTCGAGGCTGGTGAATCGGGTCCCGCCCAACAGGTTTTCCGCGACGGCTTTGGAGTCGTTCGTGAAACACGCCGGGTTCGCGCTGTGGTCGGCGTACGGCGCTCAGTTTGGAAAGATtctggacgtcgtcgatcgaGAGTTTTTGCCCACCCTggaggcgaaggacgacgcggacagCAGACCGGTCGTGAGTCGCATGCGAACGTACCTGAACGAGCGAGGGTTCCTGAGAGCTCCGGAGGGTCGGGAGATGCCCAACACGGACACGAGCTCCAACACGCGGCTGTGA
- a CDS encoding predicted protein, which translates to MGVAVPELKQYMDKKLRLKLNGNRGVVGVLRGFDQFLNLVLDEAHNDVGPDKEPLGMVVVRGNSVQAMEALEHIPKAKGTA; encoded by the exons ATGGGCGTCGCAGTCCCCGAGCTCAAGCA GTACATGGACAAGAAGCTTCGGCTGAAGCTGAACGGcaaccgcggcgtcgtgggtgtcctccgcggcttcgaTCAGTTCCTCAACCtggtgctcgacgaggcgcacaACGACGTCGGCCCGGACAAGGAGCCGCTCGGCATGGTGGTGGTGAGGGGCAACAGCGTgcaggcgatggaggcgctcgagcacaTCCCCAAGGCCAAGGGCACCGCGtga